In Natronoarchaeum philippinense, a single window of DNA contains:
- a CDS encoding tubulin/FtsZ family protein, with the protein MKVALVGVGQAGGKVTEAIAAFDDQMDFGAVRGALAVNSAQADLRSLSLDTVLVGQDRVNGHGVGGDNELGAEVMQADANQVMSSLDGRITAEAEAIVVVAGLGGGTGSGGAPVLARELSKVYSVPVYALGILPGRDEGSLYQANAGRSLKTLTREADATLLIDNDAWHDAGESVEGAFDAINQEIARRVGLLLASGEAVEGVGESVVDSSEVINTLRDGGVAALGYASAAASDDSADNINTVTSTARKALFTGTSLPDATTADAALLVVAGKPEAIPRKGVERARRMVEDETGSLQVRGGDFPLQSDQLAALVLLGGVERSDRIDEFMQRAREAQKAENEPERDPTEQFQNDELDGLF; encoded by the coding sequence ATGAAAGTCGCCCTCGTCGGCGTCGGACAGGCTGGTGGCAAGGTGACCGAAGCCATCGCCGCGTTCGACGACCAGATGGACTTCGGCGCGGTGCGTGGCGCCCTCGCGGTCAACAGCGCACAGGCGGACCTCCGATCGCTTTCGCTGGATACCGTGCTCGTCGGGCAGGACCGGGTGAACGGACACGGCGTCGGAGGCGACAACGAACTCGGCGCCGAAGTGATGCAGGCAGACGCGAATCAGGTGATGAGTTCGCTCGACGGCCGAATCACCGCCGAGGCCGAAGCGATCGTCGTCGTTGCGGGGCTCGGCGGCGGCACCGGCAGCGGCGGCGCGCCCGTGCTCGCCCGCGAACTCTCGAAGGTCTACAGCGTCCCCGTCTACGCGCTCGGCATCCTGCCGGGCCGCGACGAGGGCTCGCTGTATCAGGCCAACGCCGGGCGCTCGCTGAAGACGCTGACGCGGGAAGCCGACGCGACCCTACTGATCGACAACGACGCGTGGCACGACGCCGGCGAGAGCGTCGAGGGCGCGTTCGATGCGATCAATCAGGAAATCGCCCGTCGGGTCGGGCTGTTGCTGGCCTCCGGCGAGGCCGTCGAAGGCGTCGGCGAGAGCGTCGTCGACTCCAGCGAAGTGATCAACACGCTGCGCGACGGCGGCGTCGCCGCGCTGGGCTACGCCAGCGCCGCCGCCAGCGACGACAGCGCCGACAACATCAACACGGTCACGAGCACCGCTCGGAAGGCGCTCTTTACCGGCACCAGCCTGCCCGACGCGACGACGGCCGACGCAGCCTTGCTGGTCGTCGCCGGCAAGCCCGAGGCCATCCCGCGCAAGGGCGTCGAGCGCGCTCGCCGGATGGTCGAGGACGAAACCGGCAGTCTGCAGGTCCGAGGCGGGGACTTCCCGCTGCAGTCCGACCAACTGGCCGCGCTGGTGCTGCTCGGCGGCGTCGAGCGCTCCGACCGGATCGACGAGTTCATGCAGCGCGCGCGGGAGGCCCAGAAGGCTGAAAACGAACCCGAGCGCGACCCGACCGAACAGTTCCAGAACGACGAACTCGACGGCCTGTTTTAG
- a CDS encoding DUF7310 family coiled-coil domain-containing protein produces the protein MTDIDAVDERLRAVERAVADGDADADLVDPTGELTERVDDLESTTAEIEAGLQAVRGYVGEVRSTDDDLAARADAALAAVDDAEDGLDDIRERLDAVEKRLQDGGVEMPKPSQDAESDGSRPDADRGGDTSDIGRDDATPSPDPSPRGTDRPGDRRRPPTRGDGAATEHATDHRTRNAPRQPRQQRQPAGSQTATPRSADTRRHCPHCGVTRGDDHTTRPDQPENHHSDERDADPIEDVDEQGIVARLRNAL, from the coding sequence GTGACCGACATCGACGCGGTAGACGAGCGACTCAGAGCTGTCGAGCGTGCTGTCGCCGACGGTGACGCCGACGCTGATCTCGTCGATCCGACGGGCGAACTGACCGAGCGCGTCGACGACCTCGAATCGACGACGGCAGAGATCGAAGCCGGACTGCAAGCGGTTCGGGGCTACGTCGGCGAAGTGCGCTCGACTGACGACGATCTCGCGGCACGAGCCGACGCTGCGCTGGCGGCCGTCGACGATGCCGAAGACGGGCTCGACGACATCAGGGAGCGCCTCGACGCCGTCGAGAAGAGACTGCAAGACGGCGGCGTCGAGATGCCGAAGCCGTCGCAAGACGCCGAGAGCGATGGTTCCCGCCCAGACGCTGATCGCGGTGGTGATACCTCGGACATCGGCCGCGACGACGCCACTCCGAGCCCCGATCCCTCCCCACGCGGCACCGACCGGCCCGGTGATCGCCGGCGACCGCCCACGAGAGGCGACGGGGCTGCAACAGAGCACGCGACCGACCACCGAACACGAAACGCTCCGAGGCAGCCTCGACAGCAACGTCAGCCCGCCGGGTCGCAGACTGCTACCCCCCGATCCGCCGATACCCGTCGCCACTGTCCTCACTGCGGCGTCACCCGAGGCGACGACCACACCACTCGGCCCGACCAACCAGAGAACCACCACAGCGACGAGCGTGACGCTGACCCGATCGAGGACGTCGACGAGCAGGGGATCGTCGCCCGGCTCAGGAACGCGCTGTGA
- a CDS encoding alkaline phosphatase family protein, with amino-acid sequence MGLFDRLRGDDAPRVAFFGIDGVPYSLLADHFDEFENLAALAEDGAAGPIDSIVPPESSACWPGLTTGKNPGETGVYGFQDREVGSYDTYVPMGRDVQADRVWDIAQEEGRDATVMNVPVTFPPQRNVQRMVSGFLSPGIDKAAYPDELAEYLDGIDYKIDANAKLGHDDDKSAFIENAHKTLDARYEAFSNYVEQDDWDLFFGVFMTTDRVNHFLFEHYEKDGEYKEEFLEFYRKLDDYLGQLREQLPEDVTMVVASDHGFTTLEHEVHCNAWLEENGWLDFEDDDHEELGDISDDTTAYSLIPGRFYINLEGREPRGSVPEEDYEEVRQELKEELEALEGPHGPVADRVVEKEDAFRGDHDDIAPDLVVIPNHGYDLKAGFKGHEDVFGKGPRNGMHSFDNACLFIDDPEATVKGADLFDITPTLLDLLDIEYGRADFDGATLL; translated from the coding sequence ATGGGTCTCTTCGATCGGTTGCGCGGCGACGACGCCCCGCGTGTCGCCTTTTTCGGCATCGACGGCGTACCGTATAGCCTGCTCGCGGACCACTTCGACGAGTTCGAGAATCTGGCGGCGCTGGCCGAGGACGGCGCCGCCGGTCCGATAGACAGCATCGTCCCGCCCGAATCCTCCGCCTGCTGGCCGGGCCTGACGACCGGGAAGAATCCCGGCGAGACGGGCGTCTACGGCTTTCAGGACCGCGAAGTCGGCTCCTACGACACCTACGTTCCGATGGGTCGGGACGTGCAGGCCGACCGCGTCTGGGACATCGCCCAAGAGGAGGGCCGCGACGCCACCGTGATGAACGTCCCCGTCACGTTCCCGCCACAGCGAAACGTCCAGCGGATGGTCTCTGGGTTCCTCTCGCCGGGTATCGACAAGGCCGCCTACCCCGACGAGCTGGCCGAGTATCTGGACGGCATCGATTACAAGATCGACGCCAACGCCAAGCTCGGCCACGACGACGACAAGTCCGCGTTCATCGAGAACGCCCACAAGACGCTCGACGCCCGGTACGAGGCGTTCTCGAACTACGTCGAGCAGGACGACTGGGATCTGTTTTTCGGCGTCTTCATGACGACCGATCGTGTCAACCACTTCCTGTTCGAGCACTACGAGAAAGACGGCGAGTACAAAGAGGAGTTCCTCGAGTTCTACCGCAAACTCGACGACTATCTCGGCCAACTGCGCGAGCAACTTCCCGAAGACGTGACGATGGTCGTCGCCTCCGACCACGGCTTCACGACGCTCGAACACGAGGTCCACTGCAACGCGTGGCTCGAAGAGAACGGCTGGCTCGACTTCGAGGACGACGATCACGAGGAACTGGGCGACATCTCCGACGACACGACGGCGTACTCGCTGATTCCCGGTCGCTTCTACATCAATCTGGAGGGCCGCGAGCCCCGCGGGAGCGTCCCCGAGGAAGACTACGAAGAGGTCCGACAGGAACTCAAGGAGGAACTCGAAGCGCTCGAAGGCCCCCACGGACCGGTGGCCGACCGCGTCGTCGAGAAAGAAGACGCCTTCCGCGGCGACCACGACGACATCGCGCCCGATCTGGTCGTGATCCCGAACCACGGCTACGACCTCAAGGCCGGCTTCAAGGGCCACGAGGACGTGTTCGGCAAGGGCCCGCGCAACGGAATGCACAGCTTCGACAACGCCTGCCTGTTCATCGACGATCCCGAGGCGACGGTCAAAGGTGCCGACCTGTTCGACATCACGCCGACGCTGCTCGACCTGCTCGACATCGAGTACGGTCGCGCTGACTTCGACGGCGCGACGCTGCTGTAG
- a CDS encoding inorganic diphosphatase yields the protein MTNLWEDLETGPNPPEEIYAVVECLKGERNKYEYDKDVPGVVLDRVLHSNVHYPSDYGFIPRSYYDDEDPFDVLVLVEDQTFPGCVIEARPVALMKMDDDGEQDDKVIAVPTEDPRYDHVEGLEDLSDQQLDEIEEFFETYKNLEAGKEVETLGWEDKDAAKDAIEHAMDLYDENFDSPRN from the coding sequence ATGACGAACCTCTGGGAAGATCTGGAGACGGGACCGAACCCGCCCGAAGAGATCTACGCAGTCGTCGAGTGTCTCAAAGGCGAGCGCAACAAGTACGAGTACGACAAGGACGTGCCCGGCGTCGTGCTCGACCGCGTGCTCCACTCGAACGTTCACTACCCTTCGGACTACGGGTTCATCCCGCGGTCGTACTACGACGACGAGGACCCCTTCGACGTGCTCGTGCTCGTCGAGGACCAGACGTTCCCCGGCTGCGTGATCGAGGCCCGTCCGGTCGCACTGATGAAGATGGACGACGACGGCGAGCAAGACGACAAGGTCATCGCCGTCCCCACTGAGGACCCCCGCTACGACCACGTCGAGGGCCTCGAAGACCTCTCGGACCAGCAGCTCGACGAGATCGAGGAGTTCTTCGAGACCTACAAGAACCTCGAAGCGGGCAAGGAAGTCGAGACGCTCGGCTGGGAGGACAAAGACGCCGCGAAGGACGCCATCGAACACGCGATGGACCTCTACGACGAGAACTTCGACAGCCCGCGCAACTGA